One genomic window of Geoanaerobacter pelophilus includes the following:
- a CDS encoding YdcF family protein, which translates to MKRLLLIMRGVFFLLLILLIVAAVLFVDFTYKTFSLKGRDVNTDAIVVLTGGLGRVDEGVRLYKAGKAGWLLLVGVDPSVRKVDLYQDRPGERSSERVILEKSSRNTLENALYSRELILGNKITSIKLITSRYHMKRATLFFRAVLPRDIAIYPHPVDSRNLLPDWWGHSGSIRLLFSEFYKYTMFRLFFLIAPSELRPSPITG; encoded by the coding sequence ATGAAACGGTTGCTGTTAATAATGCGAGGCGTCTTTTTCCTGCTGCTCATTCTGCTGATAGTTGCTGCTGTTCTTTTTGTTGATTTTACTTATAAGACCTTTTCGTTGAAGGGTCGCGATGTCAACACCGACGCCATAGTAGTCCTTACCGGAGGCCTCGGTCGTGTAGATGAAGGCGTACGGCTTTACAAGGCCGGAAAGGCCGGTTGGCTGCTCCTTGTTGGCGTCGATCCCTCGGTACGGAAAGTGGACCTTTATCAGGACAGGCCTGGCGAGCGGAGTTCCGAAAGGGTCATACTTGAGAAAAGCTCCAGAAATACCCTCGAGAATGCCCTTTATTCACGCGAGTTGATCTTGGGTAACAAAATAACATCCATAAAACTGATAACTTCTCGCTATCACATGAAACGGGCTACGTTGTTCTTCCGGGCCGTTCTTCCTCGGGATATTGCCATATATCCGCATCCTGTGGACAGCAGGAACCTGCTTCCGGACTGGTGGGGCCATAGCGGCAGTATCCGTCTTCTGTTCAGCGAGTTCTACAAGTATACGATGTTCAGGCTTTTCTTTCTGATTGCCCCTTCAGAGCTCAGACCCTCTCCGATTACAGGTTAG
- the rpmB gene encoding 50S ribosomal protein L28, translating to MSKVCEICGKGPSFGNNVSHANNKTRRMWHPNLQKIKAVQDGSIKSIKVCTRCIRSNKVTKAL from the coding sequence ATGTCCAAGGTATGCGAAATCTGCGGCAAAGGCCCCAGTTTCGGGAATAACGTCAGCCATGCAAACAACAAGACCCGCCGTATGTGGCACCCCAACCTGCAGAAGATCAAGGCAGTCCAGGATGGCAGCATCAAGAGCATTAAAGTATGCACCCGCTGCATCCGTTCAAACAAGGTCACCAAAGCCCTGTAA
- a CDS encoding RidA family protein — protein MRKIVSSDKAPKAIGPYSQGVKAGGFVFFSGQIPLDPVTGELMGTSAAEQASQVMQNIAAVLEAAGLGFNDVVKTTIFLTDLADFAVVNEIYGGCFSSEPPARSTVQVSALPRGAKIEIEVIAVERS, from the coding sequence ATGAGAAAAATTGTTTCTTCCGATAAGGCGCCCAAAGCGATTGGGCCTTACTCTCAGGGGGTAAAGGCCGGAGGTTTTGTCTTTTTCTCAGGGCAGATACCTTTGGATCCTGTCACTGGGGAACTTATGGGGACTAGTGCGGCTGAACAGGCTAGCCAGGTAATGCAAAATATTGCTGCAGTACTGGAGGCGGCCGGTCTCGGTTTCAACGATGTCGTCAAAACAACGATATTTTTGACTGACTTGGCGGATTTTGCGGTGGTTAATGAGATTTATGGTGGATGTTTTTCCAGCGAGCCGCCGGCAAGGTCAACAGTGCAGGTCAGTGCATTGCCTCGGGGTGCCAAGATAGAGATAGAAGTTATTGCGGTTGAGCGGAGCTAG
- a CDS encoding RelA/SpoT family protein produces the protein MIRLNDILDKVLAYNPAAELDIIRKAYVYCAKVHQGQTRLSGEPYLIHPMEVAAILADLKLDVATVVTGLLHDTVEDTLTTLEQLKEMFGEEVANLVDGVTKIGKIHFKTKEESQAENFRKMLLAMAIDIRVILVKLADRLHNMRTLQHQPETKQRSIAKETLDIYAPIANRLGISWIKSELEDLSFRYLNTQVYYDLASKVTKKKQERESDVEKARSVISARLAEHGIKGEVSGRSKHLYSIYRKMEHRSVDIDEIYDLIAMRVLVEDIRECYEVLGIIHSTWKPVPGRFKDYIAMPKGNMYQSLHTTVIGPFGERMEVQIRTTEMHRVAEAGIAAHWKYKEGKGYDEKEVRRFAWLRQLLEWQQELQDSREFMDTVKVELFPEEVYVFTPKGDVKSFPKGSTPIDFAYSVHTDVGHRCVGAKVNGKLVPLKHELKTGDIVEVVTSPHHTPSKDWLKVVRSSRARNKIRAWIKTEERKRSITLGREICDKEFRRYSLNFSKLLKTGEIKKLAVDFGLVAEDDLMAAVGYGKLSSHQLIGKIIPAEKLEQQQERKESRVGKVIEKLTRKSSSAIQINGVDDVLVRFGKCCNPVPGDDIVGFITRGRGVTVHTADCPLARESDPERRIDIAWNRDRRAALPVKIRVSCHDEKGILANISLAITNCEANISSANIQSTVDKRGINNFEIEVTDLDHLNRVIKNIMQVKGVTKVERL, from the coding sequence ATGATCAGACTTAACGACATATTGGACAAAGTCCTTGCCTATAACCCGGCGGCAGAGCTGGATATTATTCGCAAGGCATATGTCTATTGCGCAAAGGTACACCAAGGACAGACCAGGCTTTCCGGTGAGCCTTATCTTATTCACCCCATGGAAGTAGCGGCTATCCTTGCCGATCTCAAACTCGATGTGGCGACTGTGGTTACCGGGCTTCTCCACGATACCGTTGAGGACACCTTGACCACTCTTGAGCAGTTGAAAGAGATGTTTGGCGAAGAGGTGGCAAACCTTGTTGATGGTGTGACCAAGATTGGCAAGATTCATTTCAAGACAAAGGAAGAGAGCCAGGCAGAGAATTTTCGGAAGATGCTGCTGGCAATGGCCATCGATATCCGGGTGATTCTGGTAAAGCTGGCCGACCGTCTGCATAACATGCGGACTCTGCAGCATCAGCCTGAAACCAAGCAGCGCTCCATTGCCAAGGAAACGCTTGATATTTACGCTCCCATAGCTAACCGGCTGGGGATTTCCTGGATCAAGAGCGAGCTGGAGGATCTGTCGTTCCGCTATCTCAATACCCAGGTCTATTACGATCTTGCTTCAAAGGTGACCAAGAAGAAGCAGGAGCGGGAGTCGGACGTTGAGAAGGCCCGGTCTGTCATTTCAGCACGATTGGCTGAACACGGGATCAAAGGCGAGGTGTCCGGTCGGAGTAAGCATCTCTACTCGATCTACCGGAAAATGGAGCACCGCAGTGTCGATATCGACGAAATCTATGATCTTATCGCAATGCGGGTCCTGGTGGAGGACATTCGCGAATGCTATGAGGTGCTGGGGATAATCCACTCGACCTGGAAACCGGTTCCCGGTCGGTTCAAGGACTATATCGCCATGCCCAAGGGGAACATGTACCAGTCGCTACATACGACGGTCATCGGGCCTTTTGGGGAGCGAATGGAGGTGCAGATCCGTACCACTGAGATGCACCGGGTTGCCGAAGCCGGCATTGCCGCTCATTGGAAGTACAAAGAGGGGAAAGGGTACGATGAGAAAGAGGTCCGGCGCTTTGCCTGGCTCCGGCAGCTGCTTGAATGGCAGCAGGAACTCCAGGATTCACGGGAGTTTATGGATACCGTCAAGGTTGAGCTCTTTCCGGAAGAGGTTTATGTCTTTACCCCGAAAGGCGATGTCAAGAGTTTCCCCAAGGGTTCGACCCCGATAGATTTCGCCTATAGCGTGCATACCGATGTTGGACATCGTTGCGTCGGTGCCAAGGTCAACGGCAAACTGGTCCCACTCAAGCATGAACTGAAGACCGGCGATATTGTCGAGGTTGTCACATCGCCTCATCACACACCCAGCAAGGACTGGCTTAAGGTCGTCCGCAGCTCGCGCGCGCGGAACAAGATCCGCGCCTGGATCAAGACCGAAGAGCGCAAGCGGAGCATAACCCTTGGCCGGGAAATCTGCGACAAGGAGTTTCGCCGCTACTCACTGAACTTCTCAAAACTGCTGAAGACCGGAGAGATCAAGAAACTGGCGGTAGATTTCGGTCTGGTTGCCGAGGACGACCTGATGGCGGCTGTCGGTTACGGCAAGCTTTCCAGCCACCAGTTGATCGGCAAAATCATCCCTGCGGAAAAGCTTGAGCAGCAACAGGAGCGTAAGGAAAGCCGGGTTGGCAAGGTCATTGAAAAACTGACCAGAAAATCATCAAGCGCCATTCAGATCAACGGGGTTGATGATGTACTGGTCCGGTTCGGTAAATGCTGTAATCCGGTTCCTGGGGACGATATTGTCGGGTTCATCACCCGCGGTCGAGGGGTAACGGTGCATACCGCTGATTGTCCTCTGGCCAGAGAAAGCGACCCGGAAAGGCGGATAGATATTGCCTGGAATCGTGACCGGCGGGCTGCACTTCCGGTAAAGATCAGAGTTTCCTGTCATGATGAAAAGGGGATTCTGGCAAATATTTCCCTGGCAATAACCAACTGTGAGGCCAATATTTCAAGCGCCAATATCCAGAGTACAGTTGACAAGCGAGGGATTAACAACTTCGAAATCGAGGTTACCGATCTGGATCACCTGAACAGGGTCATCAAAAACATAATGCAGGTCAAAGGTGTTACCAAGGTTGAACGCCTGTAA
- the rpoZ gene encoding DNA-directed RNA polymerase subunit omega, whose product MARVTVEDCLERVDNRFLLVMLAAKRVKQLYKGARPLIENKSGNKNVVLSLREIASGRVSYELQTRRSR is encoded by the coding sequence ATGGCAAGAGTTACAGTTGAAGATTGTTTGGAGAGGGTAGACAACAGGTTTCTTCTGGTTATGCTGGCTGCAAAGCGCGTAAAGCAGCTTTACAAAGGGGCACGGCCTCTGATAGAGAACAAGAGCGGCAACAAGAACGTGGTTCTGTCATTGCGCGAGATTGCTTCTGGAAGAGTGAGTTACGAGTTGCAAACCCGCCGCAGCCGTTAG
- the gmk gene encoding guanylate kinase, whose translation MKREGILFIISAPSGAGKTSLCKEVIDIFPGLRHSVSYTTRQARPGEVHGRDYFFVSSEEFRRMVDSGEFAEWAEVHGNLYGTAISTLDEYRKSNIDVILDIDCQGAHLLKQKYSGGVFIFILPPSFHELRRRLDRRNSDSEAVIERRILNAAAEIKESRWYDYIIVNDDFSQALTELKSVILAERSRTLRVLESISEKFDI comes from the coding sequence ATGAAACGCGAAGGCATCCTGTTTATAATCTCTGCACCGTCAGGCGCCGGGAAGACCTCACTTTGCAAGGAAGTAATTGACATTTTCCCGGGGCTGCGGCATTCTGTCAGCTACACTACACGGCAGGCCCGTCCCGGCGAGGTACATGGCCGGGATTATTTTTTTGTAAGCAGTGAAGAGTTCCGCCGCATGGTTGACTCTGGTGAGTTTGCAGAGTGGGCTGAGGTTCACGGGAATCTTTACGGCACAGCCATCAGTACCCTTGACGAGTACCGGAAGAGCAATATCGATGTGATCCTGGATATTGATTGCCAGGGGGCTCATCTCCTGAAGCAGAAATATTCCGGCGGGGTTTTTATCTTCATCTTACCTCCCAGTTTTCATGAACTGCGAAGACGGCTTGACCGGCGCAATTCAGATTCTGAGGCGGTAATTGAGCGGCGGATACTGAATGCTGCTGCAGAAATAAAGGAATCGCGCTGGTACGATTACATTATCGTCAACGATGACTTTAGCCAGGCGCTCACAGAGCTGAAATCGGTTATTCTTGCAGAAAGAAGCAGAACCTTGAGGGTCTTAGAGTCGATCAGCGAGAAATTTGATATATAA
- a CDS encoding YicC/YloC family endoribonuclease gives MIKSMTGYGKAERETSAGRIIVEIRSVNHRYGEISVKMPRHFLAMEHEVRRQVLSRIKRGKIEVFVKHEMTGSVGAQPLLNIPLAKAYHKSFVSLQEALGLGDPITLALIAAQKDVLAGADDNLQIDELAGDLFAVVKGAVDSFDLMREKEGAALLEDITQRVSALESFMAAVAERAPAVVTENAARLKERVAQLLAGQPLDDARIAQEIALMADRCDITEELVRFKSHLAQFRSAFDSAEPVGRKLDFLLQELNREVNTVGSKANDAGIAAQVVALKSELEKIREQVQNIE, from the coding sequence GCTGGACGCATTATCGTAGAGATCCGCTCGGTTAATCATCGCTACGGTGAAATTTCCGTCAAAATGCCTCGACATTTTCTGGCAATGGAACACGAAGTTCGCCGCCAGGTATTATCCCGTATCAAGAGGGGGAAGATAGAGGTATTTGTAAAGCATGAGATGACGGGGTCAGTCGGCGCCCAACCGCTTCTTAACATCCCCCTTGCCAAGGCTTATCACAAGTCATTTGTTTCGCTGCAAGAGGCTCTTGGGTTAGGAGATCCAATTACCCTTGCTTTAATTGCGGCACAGAAGGATGTGCTGGCAGGAGCTGACGATAACCTGCAGATCGATGAGCTGGCCGGTGATCTGTTTGCGGTTGTAAAGGGGGCAGTTGATTCCTTTGATCTGATGAGGGAGAAAGAGGGCGCTGCACTGCTTGAAGATATAACGCAAAGGGTATCAGCTTTGGAGTCGTTTATGGCAGCGGTGGCAGAACGGGCTCCTGCCGTCGTTACCGAGAATGCTGCACGCTTAAAGGAGCGGGTGGCCCAGCTTCTGGCAGGCCAGCCTCTGGACGATGCCCGCATTGCCCAGGAGATTGCCTTGATGGCTGATCGTTGCGACATAACCGAAGAGCTGGTAAGATTCAAGAGTCATCTTGCCCAGTTCCGGTCTGCTTTCGATTCCGCTGAACCAGTCGGCCGGAAGCTTGATTTCCTGCTTCAGGAGCTGAATCGTGAGGTTAATACAGTTGGTTCAAAGGCCAATGATGCTGGTATTGCGGCACAGGTGGTGGCGTTAAAGTCTGAGCTGGAAAAGATCCGTGAGCAGGTGCAGAATATCGAGTAA